A genomic region of Leptolyngbya sp. NIES-2104 contains the following coding sequences:
- a CDS encoding proton extrusion protein PcxA, whose protein sequence is MNNNSLLSQLRAYVRRAEQWYLETPDRALDQAYDAALKIKAIENEHFGGKKISPQSTQLRGSAYDYFSADLQKYLRVIRMRLTEFRRSRSALAITNPNKRVQEVRTIETAEIGSARFVPTIRDKPAITLEKLRFIDEMLARYANEQLTLEAVSTSLLSVENNGSLEKKNSNRNLTTPDTEKVPTTAATTSEDFESISDKTGLLPRSILATLNRLRRDLDPKSEAEFVQSYRVSKVKTLLAVRFILILIVIPLLVQQVTRNFVLTNALPPGAWISRQFKIENPDRIFLNGEMAEEAIREMQRYEERLKFENMIKEALERNVLTAEEVETRAKERAGEVEVLVREKATEIAETFSNQSANAIKNWIADILGTIAFVVVLLNGKREIEILKSFMDETVYGLSDSAKAFIIILFTDVFVGFHSPHGWEIILEGVSKHFGLPANRDFIFLFIATFPVILDTIFKYWIFRYLNRVSPSAVATYREMNE, encoded by the coding sequence ATGAACAACAATTCGCTACTTTCTCAACTAAGAGCTTACGTGCGTCGGGCTGAGCAATGGTACTTAGAAACCCCCGATCGTGCCCTTGACCAGGCTTACGATGCAGCACTGAAAATTAAAGCGATCGAAAACGAGCATTTCGGTGGCAAAAAGATTTCTCCGCAATCGACACAACTGCGGGGCAGTGCTTATGACTATTTCTCTGCTGATTTACAAAAGTACCTCCGCGTTATTCGGATGCGATTGACCGAATTTCGTCGGAGTCGGTCAGCACTCGCTATCACCAATCCGAATAAACGGGTGCAAGAAGTTCGGACGATTGAAACGGCTGAGATTGGTTCGGCTCGATTTGTCCCAACCATCCGCGATAAGCCAGCGATTACATTAGAAAAACTGCGATTTATTGATGAGATGCTCGCTCGATATGCAAATGAACAATTAACATTAGAAGCCGTTTCAACCTCGCTACTTTCGGTTGAAAATAATGGCAGCCTTGAGAAAAAGAATTCTAATCGAAATTTAACAACTCCCGATACTGAAAAAGTTCCCACCACAGCGGCAACGACTTCTGAAGATTTTGAAAGTATTTCTGATAAAACGGGGTTACTTCCACGATCGATTCTTGCTACTTTGAACCGCTTAAGACGCGACCTTGACCCTAAATCTGAAGCTGAATTCGTTCAAAGCTATCGAGTTTCTAAAGTAAAAACTTTACTGGCAGTTCGCTTTATTTTAATTCTGATCGTCATTCCGTTATTAGTTCAGCAAGTGACGCGAAATTTCGTTCTGACTAATGCGTTACCCCCTGGTGCCTGGATTTCTCGCCAGTTCAAAATCGAGAATCCCGATCGCATTTTCCTAAACGGTGAAATGGCAGAAGAAGCAATCCGAGAAATGCAGCGATACGAGGAGCGGCTAAAGTTTGAGAATATGATCAAAGAAGCGTTAGAACGGAATGTTTTAACAGCGGAAGAAGTCGAAACTAGAGCAAAAGAACGCGCTGGAGAAGTCGAAGTTTTAGTGCGTGAGAAAGCGACTGAAATTGCAGAAACTTTTTCAAATCAAAGCGCAAACGCGATTAAGAACTGGATTGCAGATATTTTAGGCACGATCGCTTTTGTCGTGGTTCTTCTCAACGGTAAACGCGAAATCGAGATTCTCAAGTCATTCATGGATGAAACCGTTTACGGTCTGAGCGATAGTGCTAAAGCATTTATTATCATTCTGTTTACTGATGTCTTTGTCGGATTCCACTCACCACACGGTTGGGAAATCATTCTCGAAGGTGTTTCAAAACATTTTGGCTTACCTGCAAATCGCGATTTTATTTTCTTGTTTATTGCAACTTTTCCAGTGATTCTAGACACGATTTTTAAGTATTGGATCTTCCGTTATCTCAATCGTGTTTCGCCTTCTGCGGTGGCAACTTACCGAGAAATGAACGAATAA
- a CDS encoding alpha/beta fold hydrolase, whose translation MIDRTIQLNECKLHYQQCGEECRSLPILFLHGWGISAEPYGEVLEQLGKIHPVYAPDLPSFARSEYDKLIPDYKTYAAFLVEFLDKLNLEQVHLVGHSFGGGISLTIAALFPERVKSLALLGSTGIPTVSVPEIIPRRAIEMTAQLALPKPELKFATIPKVFTHNLLTNTANLLQALLLSLYGDLRHLLPSIQTPALLLWSDKDLTEPLAIANEMATLLPNSRLAIVPEGFHEWGLWYPEKFTSMVLEFTQQIERYSFISR comes from the coding sequence ATGATCGATCGCACAATTCAGCTAAATGAGTGCAAACTTCACTACCAACAGTGTGGGGAGGAATGTCGATCGCTGCCGATTCTATTTCTCCACGGTTGGGGAATCTCGGCGGAACCGTACGGCGAAGTGTTAGAACAACTTGGAAAAATTCATCCCGTTTATGCGCCTGATTTACCGAGCTTTGCGCGATCGGAATACGATAAGCTGATCCCCGATTACAAAACCTATGCGGCGTTTTTGGTCGAATTTTTGGACAAGCTGAATTTAGAGCAAGTTCATTTAGTCGGGCACTCGTTTGGGGGTGGAATTTCGTTGACGATCGCGGCTCTGTTTCCAGAACGAGTCAAAAGTCTTGCGCTTCTCGGCAGTACTGGAATTCCGACGGTTTCAGTTCCAGAAATCATTCCGAGACGAGCGATCGAGATGACGGCACAATTAGCTTTACCAAAACCAGAATTGAAATTCGCCACGATCCCGAAAGTATTCACGCACAATCTTTTAACCAATACTGCAAATCTGCTTCAGGCGTTGTTGCTTTCGCTGTATGGAGATTTGCGGCATTTGTTACCGAGTATTCAAACGCCTGCATTGTTGCTTTGGTCGGACAAAGACTTGACTGAACCGTTAGCGATCGCGAATGAAATGGCGACTTTGCTCCCGAATTCGAGATTAGCGATCGTGCCTGAAGGCTTCCACGAATGGGGACTTTGGTATCCAGAAAAATTCACCTCAATGGTCTTGGAGTTCACTCAACAGATTGAGCGTTATTCGTTCATTTCTCGGTAA